One genomic window of Solanum dulcamara chromosome 10, daSolDulc1.2, whole genome shotgun sequence includes the following:
- the LOC129870806 gene encoding probable LRR receptor-like serine/threonine-protein kinase At1g53430 isoform X2 → MILNINVLRPWMIGTLPPEFANLTHLRELDLSRNYLNGSIPSSYGRLRVTILSLLGNRISGPIPKELGDIDTLEELNLENNLLEGPLPPNLGSLSSLKIMLLSANNLTGTIPETFSNLKNMTDFRIDGNMISGTIPDFIGSWTEMDRLDIQGTLMEGPIPPTISQLKNMTELRISNLRGKQMQFPNLQGLTKMKRLTLRNCLIFGPIPKYVGAMPLKLLDLSNNMLNGPIPENFQQLDFDNMFLGNNTLSGAIPSWMFSSRENIDISYNNFTQTSTPGCQSNTLNLAASYSDTMNTFKNTDAWCSMKPLICPTEAKYHSLFINCGGPRTTFEGNDYEEDLANRGPSYFFSSSDKWAFSSSGVYVGLQAASYIATNTFSLNVAGPNFYNTARLAPNSLKYYGLCLQEGSYRVRLHFAEIMFSNGSTYSSLGRRIFDVAIQGRVVLKDYNIMEKANGVGKVITEDFEDVTVSSTLEIHLYWTGKGTNAIPDRGVYGPLISAITVTPNFDVDTGRGLPVGAIIGIVLASIVVVLLVLFGLWKKGIFGGKNNEEELELRALDLQTGHFRLRQIKAATNNFDPANKIGEGGFGPVYKGVLSDGAVIAVKQLSSKSKQGNREFVNEIGMISALQHPNLVKLYGCCIEGNQLLVIYEYMENNCLARALFGRDDQRLNLDWATRKRICSGIAKGLAYLHEESRLKIVHRDIKCTNVLLDKDLNAKISDFGLAKLDEEENTHISTRIAGTVGYMAPEYAMRGYLTDKADVYSFGVVALEIVSGKSNTNYRPKEEFVYLLDWAYVLQEQGNLLELVDPCLSSNYSKKEAMRMINLSLLCTNPSPTLRPSMSSVVSMLEGKLPVQAPIIKRNTADDEMRFKSFEKLSHDSQTSQVSTYSHDSQGQSMNAPWSDSSVSVPGKDENVTSSSRLLPDLYNVKID, encoded by the exons ATGATACTTAATATCAATGTGCTTCGTCCTTGGATGATAG GAACTCTGCCTCCAGAATTTGCAAACCTTACTCATCTGCGAGAATT AGATCTGTCTCGCAATTACTTAAATGGATCGATTCCCTCAAGCTATGGTCGGCTTCGCGTCACTATCTT GTCACTCTTGGGTAACCGTATCAGTGGGCCGATTCCCAAGGAGTTAGGTGACATTGACACACTGGAAGAACT AAATTTGGAAAATAATCTACTTGAAGGACCTCTTCCTCCAAACCTGGGTAGTTTGAGCAGTCTGAAAATAAT GCTTCTTTCTGCCAATAATCTCACAGGAACTATACCCGAGACCTTCAGCAATCTTAAGAACATGACAGACTT TAGGATAGATGGGAATATGATATCTGGAACCATACCAGATTTTATTGGCAGTTGGACCGAAATGGATAGATT AGACATTCAAGGAACGTTAATGGAGGGACCTATTCCTCCTACAATATCCCAGTTGAAAAACATGACCGAGTT GAGGATATCTAATTTGAGAGGAAAACAAATGCAATTCCCAAATCTTCAAGGCTTGACGAAGATGAAAAGGCT aactttgagaaattgtTTAATTTTCGGTCCAATTCCGAAATATGTAGGTGCCATGCCTTTGAAACTTTT GGACCTGAGCAACAACATGCTGAATGGTCCAATCCCAGAGAATTTTCAGCAGTTGGATTTTGATAACAT GTTTCTTGGTAACAACACATTAAGTGGAGCAATTCCCAGCTGGATGTTTAGTAGTAGAGAGAACAT CGATATATCATACAACAATTTCACACAAACATCTACTCCAGGATGCCAGTCCAATACCTT AAACTTAGCCGCTAGCTATTCAGATACAATGAACACGTTCAAGAACAC GGATGCCTGGTGTTCCATGAAACCCCTCATTTGTCCCACAGAAGCGAAAT ATCATTCGCTATTCATAAACTGTGGAGGACCTAGAACTACATTTGAGGGAAATGATTATGAGGAGGACTTGGCCAATAGGGGTccatcatattttttttcatccTCCGATAAATGGGCTTTCAGCAGTTCAGGAGTGTACGTGGGTCTTCAAGCTGCCAGTTATATTGCAACAAATACATTTTCACTGAATGTGGCCGGTCCTAACTTTTACAATACAGCACGCCTTGCCCCTAATTCTCTCAAATATTATGGGCTTTGCCTACAAGAAGGTAGCTACAGAGTGCGCCTTCACTTTGCTGAAATAATGTTTTCTAATGGCTCAACATATAGCAGCCTTGGAAGGCGGATATTTGATGTAGCAATACAA GGGAGAGTAGTTTTGAAGGATTACAACATTATGGAGAAAGCTAACGGTGTTGGAAAAGTCATTACCGAGGACTTTGAAGATGTTACTGTTAGTAGTACTCTGGAGATTCACTTGTATTGGACCGGGAAGGGGACTAATGCTATTCCAGACAGAGGTGTATATGGACCGCTGATTTCAGCTATCACAGTGACACCAA ACTTTGATGTTGATACAGGCCGTGGGTTACCTGTTGGAGCTATTATTGGCATTGTTCTCGCTTCTATTGTGGTGGTTCTGCTAGTATTATTTGGTTTGTGGAAGAAGGGCATTTTTGGAgggaaaaataatgaagaagaaTTAG AACTCAGAGCCCTTGATTTACAAACAGGTCATTTTAGACTTAGACAAATTAAAGCTGCTACAAATAACTTTGATCCTGCCAACAAAATTGGCGAAGGAGGGTTTGGACCAGTTTACAAG GGTGTACTCTCTGATGGTGCAGTCATAGCTGTTAAGCAGCTGTCTTCCAAGTCGAAGCAAGGAAATCGTGAATTTGTCAATGAGATAGGCATGATTTCAGCTCTACAACACCCAAACCTTGTCAAGCTTTACGGTTGTTGCATAGAAGGGAACCAGTTATTGGTGATATACGAATACATGGAAAATAACTGTCTTGCTCGAGCTCTCTTTG GCCGTGACGACCAGAGGTTGAACCTAGACTGGGCAACCAGAAAAAGGATATGCTCAGGAATAGCAAAAGGGTTAGCTTACCTTCATGAAGAATCAAGGTTGAAAATCGTCCACAGAGATATAAAGTGTACCAATGTGCTTCTTGATAAGGATCTGAATGCGAAGATTTCAGATTTTGGATTGGCTAAATTAGATGAAGAAGAGAACACTCATATTAGCACCCGAATTGCTGGAACAGT aGGTTATATGGCTCCCGAGTATGCAATGAGAGGCTACTTGACAGATAAAGCTGATGTTTATAGCTTCGGAGTTGTTGCATTAGAGATTGTTAGCGGGAAAAGCAACACAAACTACCGGCCAAAAGAGGAATTTGTTTACCTTCTTGATTGG GCTTACGTCCTACAAGAACAAGGAAATCTCTTAGAACTAGTGGATCCATGTCTCAGTTCCAATTACTCCAAAAAAGAGGCAATGCGGATGATCAATCTATCTCTTTTGTGCACGAATCCCTCTCCTACTCTCCGACCATCCATGTCTTCTGTGGTGAGTATGCTCGAAGGAAAACTCCCCGTGCAAGCACCAATAATCAAACGAAATACAGCAGACGATGAAATGAGATTTAAATCGTTTGAGAAACTTTCACATGACAGTCAAACATCACAGGTATCAACATACTCTCATGACAGTCAAGGACAAAGTATGAATGCACCTTGGAGTGATTCCTCAGTGTCTGTCCCTGGTAAAGATGAAAATGTTACTTCCTCAAGTAGGCTTCTTCCAGATCTTTATAATGTAAAAATAGATTGA
- the LOC129870806 gene encoding probable LRR receptor-like serine/threonine-protein kinase At1g53430 isoform X1, with protein MDTCIRFCALILCLSLLSPLRYVDAQVLPEDEVKVLQTISSKLQNRYWNFNRDSCRQGRGANMTDPTYDKIVSNVTCDCSFNNRSICHVVTIQLKGLNMTGTLPPEFANLTHLRELDLSRNYLNGSIPSSYGRLRVTILSLLGNRISGPIPKELGDIDTLEELNLENNLLEGPLPPNLGSLSSLKIMLLSANNLTGTIPETFSNLKNMTDFRIDGNMISGTIPDFIGSWTEMDRLDIQGTLMEGPIPPTISQLKNMTELRISNLRGKQMQFPNLQGLTKMKRLTLRNCLIFGPIPKYVGAMPLKLLDLSNNMLNGPIPENFQQLDFDNMFLGNNTLSGAIPSWMFSSRENIDISYNNFTQTSTPGCQSNTLNLAASYSDTMNTFKNTDAWCSMKPLICPTEAKYHSLFINCGGPRTTFEGNDYEEDLANRGPSYFFSSSDKWAFSSSGVYVGLQAASYIATNTFSLNVAGPNFYNTARLAPNSLKYYGLCLQEGSYRVRLHFAEIMFSNGSTYSSLGRRIFDVAIQGRVVLKDYNIMEKANGVGKVITEDFEDVTVSSTLEIHLYWTGKGTNAIPDRGVYGPLISAITVTPNFDVDTGRGLPVGAIIGIVLASIVVVLLVLFGLWKKGIFGGKNNEEELELRALDLQTGHFRLRQIKAATNNFDPANKIGEGGFGPVYKGVLSDGAVIAVKQLSSKSKQGNREFVNEIGMISALQHPNLVKLYGCCIEGNQLLVIYEYMENNCLARALFGRDDQRLNLDWATRKRICSGIAKGLAYLHEESRLKIVHRDIKCTNVLLDKDLNAKISDFGLAKLDEEENTHISTRIAGTVGYMAPEYAMRGYLTDKADVYSFGVVALEIVSGKSNTNYRPKEEFVYLLDWAYVLQEQGNLLELVDPCLSSNYSKKEAMRMINLSLLCTNPSPTLRPSMSSVVSMLEGKLPVQAPIIKRNTADDEMRFKSFEKLSHDSQTSQVSTYSHDSQGQSMNAPWSDSSVSVPGKDENVTSSSRLLPDLYNVKID; from the exons TAAAAGTTTTGCAAACAATATCATCGAAACTTCAGAACAGATATTGGAATTTCAACCGAGACTCTTGCAGGCAGGGAAGGGGTGCTAACATGACGGATCCTACTTATGATAAAATTGTCAGCAACGTAACATGTGATTGTTCGTTCAATAACCGCTCAATTTGCCATGTTGTAACAAT CCAATTGAAGGGTCTTAATATGACAGGAACTCTGCCTCCAGAATTTGCAAACCTTACTCATCTGCGAGAATT AGATCTGTCTCGCAATTACTTAAATGGATCGATTCCCTCAAGCTATGGTCGGCTTCGCGTCACTATCTT GTCACTCTTGGGTAACCGTATCAGTGGGCCGATTCCCAAGGAGTTAGGTGACATTGACACACTGGAAGAACT AAATTTGGAAAATAATCTACTTGAAGGACCTCTTCCTCCAAACCTGGGTAGTTTGAGCAGTCTGAAAATAAT GCTTCTTTCTGCCAATAATCTCACAGGAACTATACCCGAGACCTTCAGCAATCTTAAGAACATGACAGACTT TAGGATAGATGGGAATATGATATCTGGAACCATACCAGATTTTATTGGCAGTTGGACCGAAATGGATAGATT AGACATTCAAGGAACGTTAATGGAGGGACCTATTCCTCCTACAATATCCCAGTTGAAAAACATGACCGAGTT GAGGATATCTAATTTGAGAGGAAAACAAATGCAATTCCCAAATCTTCAAGGCTTGACGAAGATGAAAAGGCT aactttgagaaattgtTTAATTTTCGGTCCAATTCCGAAATATGTAGGTGCCATGCCTTTGAAACTTTT GGACCTGAGCAACAACATGCTGAATGGTCCAATCCCAGAGAATTTTCAGCAGTTGGATTTTGATAACAT GTTTCTTGGTAACAACACATTAAGTGGAGCAATTCCCAGCTGGATGTTTAGTAGTAGAGAGAACAT CGATATATCATACAACAATTTCACACAAACATCTACTCCAGGATGCCAGTCCAATACCTT AAACTTAGCCGCTAGCTATTCAGATACAATGAACACGTTCAAGAACAC GGATGCCTGGTGTTCCATGAAACCCCTCATTTGTCCCACAGAAGCGAAAT ATCATTCGCTATTCATAAACTGTGGAGGACCTAGAACTACATTTGAGGGAAATGATTATGAGGAGGACTTGGCCAATAGGGGTccatcatattttttttcatccTCCGATAAATGGGCTTTCAGCAGTTCAGGAGTGTACGTGGGTCTTCAAGCTGCCAGTTATATTGCAACAAATACATTTTCACTGAATGTGGCCGGTCCTAACTTTTACAATACAGCACGCCTTGCCCCTAATTCTCTCAAATATTATGGGCTTTGCCTACAAGAAGGTAGCTACAGAGTGCGCCTTCACTTTGCTGAAATAATGTTTTCTAATGGCTCAACATATAGCAGCCTTGGAAGGCGGATATTTGATGTAGCAATACAA GGGAGAGTAGTTTTGAAGGATTACAACATTATGGAGAAAGCTAACGGTGTTGGAAAAGTCATTACCGAGGACTTTGAAGATGTTACTGTTAGTAGTACTCTGGAGATTCACTTGTATTGGACCGGGAAGGGGACTAATGCTATTCCAGACAGAGGTGTATATGGACCGCTGATTTCAGCTATCACAGTGACACCAA ACTTTGATGTTGATACAGGCCGTGGGTTACCTGTTGGAGCTATTATTGGCATTGTTCTCGCTTCTATTGTGGTGGTTCTGCTAGTATTATTTGGTTTGTGGAAGAAGGGCATTTTTGGAgggaaaaataatgaagaagaaTTAG AACTCAGAGCCCTTGATTTACAAACAGGTCATTTTAGACTTAGACAAATTAAAGCTGCTACAAATAACTTTGATCCTGCCAACAAAATTGGCGAAGGAGGGTTTGGACCAGTTTACAAG GGTGTACTCTCTGATGGTGCAGTCATAGCTGTTAAGCAGCTGTCTTCCAAGTCGAAGCAAGGAAATCGTGAATTTGTCAATGAGATAGGCATGATTTCAGCTCTACAACACCCAAACCTTGTCAAGCTTTACGGTTGTTGCATAGAAGGGAACCAGTTATTGGTGATATACGAATACATGGAAAATAACTGTCTTGCTCGAGCTCTCTTTG GCCGTGACGACCAGAGGTTGAACCTAGACTGGGCAACCAGAAAAAGGATATGCTCAGGAATAGCAAAAGGGTTAGCTTACCTTCATGAAGAATCAAGGTTGAAAATCGTCCACAGAGATATAAAGTGTACCAATGTGCTTCTTGATAAGGATCTGAATGCGAAGATTTCAGATTTTGGATTGGCTAAATTAGATGAAGAAGAGAACACTCATATTAGCACCCGAATTGCTGGAACAGT aGGTTATATGGCTCCCGAGTATGCAATGAGAGGCTACTTGACAGATAAAGCTGATGTTTATAGCTTCGGAGTTGTTGCATTAGAGATTGTTAGCGGGAAAAGCAACACAAACTACCGGCCAAAAGAGGAATTTGTTTACCTTCTTGATTGG GCTTACGTCCTACAAGAACAAGGAAATCTCTTAGAACTAGTGGATCCATGTCTCAGTTCCAATTACTCCAAAAAAGAGGCAATGCGGATGATCAATCTATCTCTTTTGTGCACGAATCCCTCTCCTACTCTCCGACCATCCATGTCTTCTGTGGTGAGTATGCTCGAAGGAAAACTCCCCGTGCAAGCACCAATAATCAAACGAAATACAGCAGACGATGAAATGAGATTTAAATCGTTTGAGAAACTTTCACATGACAGTCAAACATCACAGGTATCAACATACTCTCATGACAGTCAAGGACAAAGTATGAATGCACCTTGGAGTGATTCCTCAGTGTCTGTCCCTGGTAAAGATGAAAATGTTACTTCCTCAAGTAGGCTTCTTCCAGATCTTTATAATGTAAAAATAGATTGA
- the LOC129870806 gene encoding probable LRR receptor-like serine/threonine-protein kinase At1g53430 isoform X3 yields MTGTLPPEFANLTHLRELDLSRNYLNGSIPSSYGRLRVTILSLLGNRISGPIPKELGDIDTLEELNLENNLLEGPLPPNLGSLSSLKIMLLSANNLTGTIPETFSNLKNMTDFRIDGNMISGTIPDFIGSWTEMDRLDIQGTLMEGPIPPTISQLKNMTELRISNLRGKQMQFPNLQGLTKMKRLTLRNCLIFGPIPKYVGAMPLKLLDLSNNMLNGPIPENFQQLDFDNMFLGNNTLSGAIPSWMFSSRENIDISYNNFTQTSTPGCQSNTLNLAASYSDTMNTFKNTDAWCSMKPLICPTEAKYHSLFINCGGPRTTFEGNDYEEDLANRGPSYFFSSSDKWAFSSSGVYVGLQAASYIATNTFSLNVAGPNFYNTARLAPNSLKYYGLCLQEGSYRVRLHFAEIMFSNGSTYSSLGRRIFDVAIQGRVVLKDYNIMEKANGVGKVITEDFEDVTVSSTLEIHLYWTGKGTNAIPDRGVYGPLISAITVTPNFDVDTGRGLPVGAIIGIVLASIVVVLLVLFGLWKKGIFGGKNNEEELELRALDLQTGHFRLRQIKAATNNFDPANKIGEGGFGPVYKGVLSDGAVIAVKQLSSKSKQGNREFVNEIGMISALQHPNLVKLYGCCIEGNQLLVIYEYMENNCLARALFGRDDQRLNLDWATRKRICSGIAKGLAYLHEESRLKIVHRDIKCTNVLLDKDLNAKISDFGLAKLDEEENTHISTRIAGTVGYMAPEYAMRGYLTDKADVYSFGVVALEIVSGKSNTNYRPKEEFVYLLDWAYVLQEQGNLLELVDPCLSSNYSKKEAMRMINLSLLCTNPSPTLRPSMSSVVSMLEGKLPVQAPIIKRNTADDEMRFKSFEKLSHDSQTSQVSTYSHDSQGQSMNAPWSDSSVSVPGKDENVTSSSRLLPDLYNVKID; encoded by the exons ATGACAGGAACTCTGCCTCCAGAATTTGCAAACCTTACTCATCTGCGAGAATT AGATCTGTCTCGCAATTACTTAAATGGATCGATTCCCTCAAGCTATGGTCGGCTTCGCGTCACTATCTT GTCACTCTTGGGTAACCGTATCAGTGGGCCGATTCCCAAGGAGTTAGGTGACATTGACACACTGGAAGAACT AAATTTGGAAAATAATCTACTTGAAGGACCTCTTCCTCCAAACCTGGGTAGTTTGAGCAGTCTGAAAATAAT GCTTCTTTCTGCCAATAATCTCACAGGAACTATACCCGAGACCTTCAGCAATCTTAAGAACATGACAGACTT TAGGATAGATGGGAATATGATATCTGGAACCATACCAGATTTTATTGGCAGTTGGACCGAAATGGATAGATT AGACATTCAAGGAACGTTAATGGAGGGACCTATTCCTCCTACAATATCCCAGTTGAAAAACATGACCGAGTT GAGGATATCTAATTTGAGAGGAAAACAAATGCAATTCCCAAATCTTCAAGGCTTGACGAAGATGAAAAGGCT aactttgagaaattgtTTAATTTTCGGTCCAATTCCGAAATATGTAGGTGCCATGCCTTTGAAACTTTT GGACCTGAGCAACAACATGCTGAATGGTCCAATCCCAGAGAATTTTCAGCAGTTGGATTTTGATAACAT GTTTCTTGGTAACAACACATTAAGTGGAGCAATTCCCAGCTGGATGTTTAGTAGTAGAGAGAACAT CGATATATCATACAACAATTTCACACAAACATCTACTCCAGGATGCCAGTCCAATACCTT AAACTTAGCCGCTAGCTATTCAGATACAATGAACACGTTCAAGAACAC GGATGCCTGGTGTTCCATGAAACCCCTCATTTGTCCCACAGAAGCGAAAT ATCATTCGCTATTCATAAACTGTGGAGGACCTAGAACTACATTTGAGGGAAATGATTATGAGGAGGACTTGGCCAATAGGGGTccatcatattttttttcatccTCCGATAAATGGGCTTTCAGCAGTTCAGGAGTGTACGTGGGTCTTCAAGCTGCCAGTTATATTGCAACAAATACATTTTCACTGAATGTGGCCGGTCCTAACTTTTACAATACAGCACGCCTTGCCCCTAATTCTCTCAAATATTATGGGCTTTGCCTACAAGAAGGTAGCTACAGAGTGCGCCTTCACTTTGCTGAAATAATGTTTTCTAATGGCTCAACATATAGCAGCCTTGGAAGGCGGATATTTGATGTAGCAATACAA GGGAGAGTAGTTTTGAAGGATTACAACATTATGGAGAAAGCTAACGGTGTTGGAAAAGTCATTACCGAGGACTTTGAAGATGTTACTGTTAGTAGTACTCTGGAGATTCACTTGTATTGGACCGGGAAGGGGACTAATGCTATTCCAGACAGAGGTGTATATGGACCGCTGATTTCAGCTATCACAGTGACACCAA ACTTTGATGTTGATACAGGCCGTGGGTTACCTGTTGGAGCTATTATTGGCATTGTTCTCGCTTCTATTGTGGTGGTTCTGCTAGTATTATTTGGTTTGTGGAAGAAGGGCATTTTTGGAgggaaaaataatgaagaagaaTTAG AACTCAGAGCCCTTGATTTACAAACAGGTCATTTTAGACTTAGACAAATTAAAGCTGCTACAAATAACTTTGATCCTGCCAACAAAATTGGCGAAGGAGGGTTTGGACCAGTTTACAAG GGTGTACTCTCTGATGGTGCAGTCATAGCTGTTAAGCAGCTGTCTTCCAAGTCGAAGCAAGGAAATCGTGAATTTGTCAATGAGATAGGCATGATTTCAGCTCTACAACACCCAAACCTTGTCAAGCTTTACGGTTGTTGCATAGAAGGGAACCAGTTATTGGTGATATACGAATACATGGAAAATAACTGTCTTGCTCGAGCTCTCTTTG GCCGTGACGACCAGAGGTTGAACCTAGACTGGGCAACCAGAAAAAGGATATGCTCAGGAATAGCAAAAGGGTTAGCTTACCTTCATGAAGAATCAAGGTTGAAAATCGTCCACAGAGATATAAAGTGTACCAATGTGCTTCTTGATAAGGATCTGAATGCGAAGATTTCAGATTTTGGATTGGCTAAATTAGATGAAGAAGAGAACACTCATATTAGCACCCGAATTGCTGGAACAGT aGGTTATATGGCTCCCGAGTATGCAATGAGAGGCTACTTGACAGATAAAGCTGATGTTTATAGCTTCGGAGTTGTTGCATTAGAGATTGTTAGCGGGAAAAGCAACACAAACTACCGGCCAAAAGAGGAATTTGTTTACCTTCTTGATTGG GCTTACGTCCTACAAGAACAAGGAAATCTCTTAGAACTAGTGGATCCATGTCTCAGTTCCAATTACTCCAAAAAAGAGGCAATGCGGATGATCAATCTATCTCTTTTGTGCACGAATCCCTCTCCTACTCTCCGACCATCCATGTCTTCTGTGGTGAGTATGCTCGAAGGAAAACTCCCCGTGCAAGCACCAATAATCAAACGAAATACAGCAGACGATGAAATGAGATTTAAATCGTTTGAGAAACTTTCACATGACAGTCAAACATCACAGGTATCAACATACTCTCATGACAGTCAAGGACAAAGTATGAATGCACCTTGGAGTGATTCCTCAGTGTCTGTCCCTGGTAAAGATGAAAATGTTACTTCCTCAAGTAGGCTTCTTCCAGATCTTTATAATGTAAAAATAGATTGA